The sequence AACGATAATTTAGAGGCACTTATGAAACAAAAAGACCTTAGCAAAATGAATAAGCGGGCTTTGCTTGCTTATGCAAATACCCTGGACATGAGCATCCTCACTTATGAAAACGAACTATCAATTTTGGAGGCACGCAAGGCAAAGGTTACAAAAGATTTGGACTTGTGAAAGCCGAAATTCAACGGGTTAATCCATCAAGGTGTTTGGGTGCATGGGTGTTTTGTGTCGCTTAGGTTTGCTGTTTTGCTATTTTTTAAGCACCATGTAAATATAGTAACCCACACCCCCATAAACACCCCCACTAAAAAGACTAACAGCAAGCCATCGAGCAAACCCATAAAGATCCTTAGACATTGGATTGATAGAAAAGATTATACATTTTTGCCCCTCTTAATTCCTAAAATTTATAGGGAGGCAAGGTAGTTTAAAGAGGTTTATGCAACGGATTAGCTAGGTTGCAAGAGAGTTTTAGGGTATCCTATACCTTGCAACATCGTGATTTTCAAGATGCGCCTAAACCCCAAAAGGTGCCCTAGTGCAGGGTCCAGCTTGCAGCTTGCCACTCTGTCTAAAATTGCTTTTACTCAGATTTTTTCTAAAACAAAACAATAAGTCAGTTTAACTGCCTTTTTCTCGATACAGCAATTACTTTTACTATTAAAATTCGCTATGTTTTTCGTGCTTATCTCCGAGCGGTCAAAACCATGGTTCTTGGGTGGCGTGTGCTTGAGTTCATGCGCCGAGTGCAGCGTAAATCAATATTAATCAATATCAAGGGGTTGGATATGCCCAAAAAATTAAGCCCTATAAAAGCCTTGTCTTTAGCGATCTATTTAGCAAACTTAAAGGATAGCGTAGTATTATCCTTATCTCTATGAGAAAACGACTTAAAACCTTTTTCTTCCTAAACTCTCACACAACATAAAGGATTTTGGCCATGTTAAATAGAATTTATTTAGACAACAACGCCACGACCAAGGTTGACCCTAAAGTGCTAGAACTCATGCAGCCTTACTTTTGTGAGCATTATGGTAACCCTAATTCTTTGCATAAATTCGGCACAGAAACGCACCCGATGATCACAGAGGCTTTAGAAAAGCTCTATGCCGGGATCAACGCCCACGATGAGGACGACATCATCATCACCTCCTGCGCCACTGAGAGCAATAACTGGGTGCTCAAGGCGATCTACTTTGACGCTTTTTTAAAAAGGGGCAAGAACCACATTGTCACAACCCAAGTCGAGCACCCCGCTGTGCGCGCCACTTGCGAGTTCTTAGAGAGTGTGGGCATGGAAGTAACCTACCTGCCCATCAATGCGCAGGGCACGATCACCGCCCAACAGGTGAGAGAGGCGATCACAGATAAAACCGCTTTGGTGAGCGTGATGTGGGCGAATAATGAAACGGGATTGATTTTTCCCATTGCTGAGATTGGGCAAATTTGCAAAGAAAGAGGCGTGTTGTTTCACAGCGATGGGGTGCAGGCGATCGGCAAAATCCCCGTAGATGTGCAGTTAGCCCAAGTGGACTTGCTCTCCTTTTCAGCACATAAATTCCACGGGCCCAAGGGCATCGGTGGGCTTTACATCCGCTCAGGCGTAGAGCTCACCCCCTTATTCCATGGGGGCGAGCACATGCGCGGACGGCGTAGCGGAACTTTAAATGTCCCCTACATCATTGGCATGGGCGAGGCAATGCGTTTAGCTGTGGAGAATTTAACCTATGAAAAAGAGGTCGTAGGGGGCTTGAGGGATCGCCTAGAGGATGCGCTCTTAGGAATTAAAGATGTTTTTGTGATCGGCGATCGGGTGCATAGGGTGCCTAACACGACTTTGGTGAGTGTGCGGGGCATTGAGGGCGAGGCGATGCTGTGGGATTTAAACCGCGCCAACATCGCCGCCTCTACGGGGAGTGCGTGCGCAAGCGAGGATTTAAGAGCCAATCCCGTGATGGTCGCTATCGGGGCGGATGTGGAGCTCGCCCACACAGCGATTAGATTGTCATTAAGCCGCTTCAACACCGCTGAAGAGATCGAGCGCACCATTGAGGTGTTTAAAAAAGCCGTGAAACGCTTGCGCAACATTTCTAGCTCTTACAGCCACTAAGGAGAACACATGGGAAAAAATAATTTATTAGGTGGGGCTTTGTGGGACGCTTACTCTAAGGAAGTGAGCAGACATGGACAACCCCACGCATTTAGGCGTGCTCACAGAGGAAGATGCGAAAGCTAGGGGGGCAAAGCTCATTGTCGCCGACTATGGGGCGGAGTCTTGTGGAGATGCAGTGCGCCTTTATTGGCTCATTGACCCACAAACCGATAAAATCATCGATGCGAAGTTTAAAAGCTTTGGCTGTGGCACGGCGATCGCCAGCTCGGACATGATGGTGGAGCTGTGCCTAGGTAAAAGGGTGCAGGAGGCAGTGAAAATCACTAATCTAGATGTGGAGAGGGGGCTAAGGGATGAGCCCGATGTGCCGGCTGTGCCCGGGCAAAAAATGCACTGCTCAGTGATGGCTTACGATGTGATCAAGCAAGCCGCCGGGCAGTATTTAGGCAAAAACCCCGAGGATTTTGAAGATGAAATCATCGTATGTGAATGCGCACGG is a genomic window of Helicobacter sp. NHP19-012 containing:
- a CDS encoding NifS family cysteine desulfurase, translating into MLNRIYLDNNATTKVDPKVLELMQPYFCEHYGNPNSLHKFGTETHPMITEALEKLYAGINAHDEDDIIITSCATESNNWVLKAIYFDAFLKRGKNHIVTTQVEHPAVRATCEFLESVGMEVTYLPINAQGTITAQQVREAITDKTALVSVMWANNETGLIFPIAEIGQICKERGVLFHSDGVQAIGKIPVDVQLAQVDLLSFSAHKFHGPKGIGGLYIRSGVELTPLFHGGEHMRGRRSGTLNVPYIIGMGEAMRLAVENLTYEKEVVGGLRDRLEDALLGIKDVFVIGDRVHRVPNTTLVSVRGIEGEAMLWDLNRANIAASTGSACASEDLRANPVMVAIGADVELAHTAIRLSLSRFNTAEEIERTIEVFKKAVKRLRNISSSYSH